From the genome of Phyllostomus discolor isolate MPI-MPIP mPhyDis1 chromosome 12, mPhyDis1.pri.v3, whole genome shotgun sequence, one region includes:
- the LOC114511131 gene encoding zinc finger protein 211-like, producing the protein MPGRERRHSRGPHSTQDSKKLGDTSHVTRARAETGEVKPGASSCTFATSQPLSRCPLAALRRRPAEVGVTFADIALYFSGEEWCLLNEDQRCLYLDVMLDNFELASSLGSCCGAEDVEAPIEQNVPVRVAEAKNLRVALPCWKSHPCESCGPILRRIFHLSEHQETQHSQKLLRCGTRAAQFYFSTKCHHQQAHHVREKPFISDVDRMSLAKGYNYNVSHELFTCREIELDILTKSEQLHQEVIYTRERPDEISMSQGIIKPKNHETLNECEKTVGCNYTYVQKKGISAGRQCFVCHDCGKYFTGIPTFCYQRVHTGERPYQCSACGKCFKRIYNLYCHQRLHTGERPYECSECGKSFTRNDSLQIHQRLHTGERPYECSECGKSFIQNQLHRHQRVHTGEKSHECSKCGKSFSHSTGLRCHERVHTGERPYKCSECGKSFTYSTGLRYHQRVHTVQKTL; encoded by the exons ATGCCGGGGCGGGAAAGGCGCCATAGTCGCGGTCCACACAGCACACAAGATAGCAAGAAGCTGGGCGACACTTCCCATGTGACCCGCGCCAGGGCGGAGACAGGGGAAGTCAAGCCGGGGGCGTCCTCCTGTACTTTTGCTACCTCCCAGCCTCTCTCACGGTGTCCTTTGGCGGCCTTGAGGAGACGCCCCGCAGAG GTTGGTGTGACCTTTGCGGACATTGCCTTGTACTTCTCCGGGGAAGAATGGTGTCTGCTTAATGAAGATCAGAGATGCCTGTACTTGGATGTGATGCTGGACAATTTTGAACTAGCATCCTCACTGG GTTCCTGTTGTGGAGCAGAGGATGTGGAAGCACCAATTGAACAGAATGTTCCTGTTAGAGTTGCAGAGGCAAAAAATCTCAGGGTAGCTTTGCCTTGCTGGAAAAGCCACCCCTGTGAAAGTTGTGGACCCATCTTGAGACGTATTTTCCACTTGAGTGAGCATCAGGAAACACAACACAGCCAGAAACTATTGAGGTGTGGGACACGTGCAGCACAATTTTATTTCAGTACAAAGTGTCACCACCAACAGGCGcaccatgtgagagagaagcctttcaTAAGTGATGTGGACAGGATGTCACTGGCTAAGGGTTATAATTATAATGTGTCCCACGAGCTTTTTACCTGTAGGGAGATTGAATTGGATATCCTTACCAAGTCAGAACAACTCCATCAAGAGGTTATTTACACCAGGGAGAGGCCGGATGAAATCTCTATGTCTCAAGGGATTATCAAACCAAAAAATCATGAAACCCTGAATGAATGTGAAAAAACTGTTGGGTGCAACTACACATATGTTCAGAAGAAGGGTATTTCTGCTGGAAGACAGTGTTTTGTGTGCCATgattgtggaaaatattttactgGAATTCCTACTTTTTGTTATCAGAGAG TACACACTGGTGAAAGGCCCTATCAATGCAGTGCAtgtgggaaatgttttaaaagaatctaTAACCTTTATTGTCATCAGAGACTTCATACTGGGGAAAGGCcttatgaatgcagtgaatgtgggaaatcttttaccaggAATGATTCCCTTCAAATACATCAGAGacttcacacaggagaaaggccttatgagtgcagtgaatgtgggaaatctttcatCCAAAACCAACTTCATCGTCACCAGAgagttcatactggagagaagtcTCATGAGTGCAGtaaatgtgggaaatcttttagcCATAGCACTGGCCTCCGTTGTCATGagagagttcacacaggagaaaggccttataaatgcagtgaatgtgggaaatcttttacctaTAGCACTGGCCTTCGttatcatcagagagttcacacagtACAAAAAACCTTATAA